The Alteromonas macleodii ATCC 27126 genome segment TGCAACCTGGTGACACTATCACTACTTTAGATGACATCAGTCTAATTAAGGTCGATTTCAGTATCGCTGAAAACCATCTTGCAAGCGTGGCTAAAGGGCAGGCATTAAGTGCATCCTCGGTGGCTTACCCCGGAGAAGAGTTTACAGGGAAAATCTCTAACATTGACACGCGACTCGACCCGATTAGCCGCTCCATTCGGGTACGTGCAACGATAGACAACCAAGATAATCGTCTACGCCCAGGTATGCTGCTTACCGTAATTGTTGAAAAGCGCGTGCTGAATACTTTGGTATTGCCGGAAAAGGCGCTGGTTCCCGTTCAAGACAAGCAGTATGTGTATGTCGTTAAAGATAACGTTGCACATCAAACTGAAGTGGTAATTGGTGAGCGTCGTCCCGGGCTGGTACAAATTGTTAGTGGGTTAAACGAAGGCGATGAGGTCATTACCGAAGGCCCGCTTCGGGTACGCGACCAATCTCCGGTTAATGTGTTAAACCGCTAAGGGAGCATATCGTCATGTTATTGTCAGACGTTTCTGTAAAGCGCCCTGTTTTCGCAACGGTTATTAATTTACTGCTGATCATTTTCGGTATTGTCGCTTTTACCATGTTGAGTTTGCGTGAATACCCTGATATCGACCCACCGATTGTCTCGGTGAGTACGACCTATACAGGGGCATCGGCTAATATTGTTGAGACTCGGATCACCCAGCTATTGGAAGATAGAATATCGGGTATAGAGGGGATAAAAAACGTTACCTCGACCTCTCGTAATGGTCGTTCAGACATTACCATTGAATTTAAGCTCTCTCGTGATATTGATGCTGCCGCGAATGACGTGCGCGAGCGAGTAAGTCGCGCACTCAATAACTTGCCTGATCAAGCTGATCCTCCTGAGGTGTCTAAAGCAAATTCCGATGAAAGTGCAGTGGTATGGTACAACTTGCGAAGCACAAACCTAAATACCATGGAGCTAACTGACTACGCCGAGCGCGTATTAGTGGATAGGCTTTCAATTGTCGATGGTGTCGCCCGAGTCCAAATTGGTGGCGGAAGACGATATGCCATGAAGGTATTCCTAGACCGCAATGCAATGGCGGCAAGAGGCATTACAGTTAACGATGTAGAGCAAGTCATTCGCGCCGAGAATGTGGAATTGCCGGCGGGGGAAGTGGAAAGTACTGATCGTAACTTTGAAGTACGGGTTGCGCGAACCTTTCTTACGCCTGACGACTTTGCCGCGCTGACGGTTGCGATAGGCGACAACGGCTATCTTGTGCGGCTTGGCGAAATAGCCCATGTTGAATTAACCGCAGAAGATGACGAAACCGAGTTTCGTGGTGATGGAGTCAATATGATTGGACTCGGTATTATTAAGCAGTCCAAAGCCAACACCTTAGACGTTGCCCGTGCAGCGAAAGCGCAAATTGAAAGAATTGAAGCCACCCTTCCTGATAATATTTTTATTGTACCCAGCTATGATTCGTCGGTATTTATTGAGGCGTCGATTGATGAAGTATATGAGACTTTAGGTATAGCGATGCTAATGGTGGTGATCGTTATTTACCTTTTCCTAGGTAATATTCGCGCCACGTTAATTCCGGCAGTTACCGTACCCGTTTCTATTATTGCCGCTTTTATCGTGATGTATGCACTGGGGTTTTCGATCAACCTTCTTACCCTGCTTGCTATGGTGCTAGCCATCGGTTTGGTGGTGGATGACGCCATAGTTGTGCTTGAGAACATCTACCGACGCATAGAAATGGGCGAACCACCTATTTTGGCCGCCTACCGCGGCGCTAAAGAAGTTGGGTTTGCGGTTATTGCAACAACGCTGGTGCTTATTTCTGTGTTTGTACCGTTGGTTTTCCTTGAGGGCAACATTGGAAGGCTATTTACGGAGTTCGCATTGGCCATAGCTGCTGCGGTAGCGTTTTCAAGCTTTACCGCACTTACGTTGTCGCCCATGATGGCGTCGAAAATCCTTAAAAAAAGAACCCGATCGTCTGGCTTTGGAAGTTGGATGGACAAGCAGTTCTCTAAACTAGAGAACGGCTACTTCAATACGCTAGGTAAAACGTTGCATCAGCCTATTTTGATGCTGCTTATGCTTGCTATTGCTATCGTTGCATTGGTACAGCTTTCTGAAAAAGTGCCTAGCGAGTTCGTTCCCAAAGAAGACAGAGGCAATTTCTTCATTTTGATGAACGCGCAGGAAGGGGCTAGTTTCGAAAGTAACGCAAAGAATCTCGAAAAGATTGAAAGTATCTTAATGCCTTACCGCGAGAGTGGGAAAATCAATCGCCTTTTGGTTAGAACACCTGGTTTCGGCGGTAATGCGGGTATCGCAATTGTGGGGTCTGCAGACTGGGATGAGCGAGATTTCAGTACATTTTCGCTCATGGATGAAATCAGCGCCAAACTTAACAGCGTGCCTGACGTTCGTGCTTTTGCCATCATGCGCAGCGGGATTTCTGGAGGAGGCCTCGGCCGTCCTGTTCAGTTCGTCTTACAAGGCGATACCTACGAAAATCTGGTTGAATGGCGAGACATTGTTCTACAAAAGGCAGCGCAGAACCCAAGGCTCATTCGACTAGACTCCGATTATAAAGAAACCTCACCACAGCTATTGGTGAATATTAACCGCGACAG includes the following:
- a CDS encoding efflux RND transporter permease subunit, producing the protein MLLSDVSVKRPVFATVINLLLIIFGIVAFTMLSLREYPDIDPPIVSVSTTYTGASANIVETRITQLLEDRISGIEGIKNVTSTSRNGRSDITIEFKLSRDIDAAANDVRERVSRALNNLPDQADPPEVSKANSDESAVVWYNLRSTNLNTMELTDYAERVLVDRLSIVDGVARVQIGGGRRYAMKVFLDRNAMAARGITVNDVEQVIRAENVELPAGEVESTDRNFEVRVARTFLTPDDFAALTVAIGDNGYLVRLGEIAHVELTAEDDETEFRGDGVNMIGLGIIKQSKANTLDVARAAKAQIERIEATLPDNIFIVPSYDSSVFIEASIDEVYETLGIAMLMVVIVIYLFLGNIRATLIPAVTVPVSIIAAFIVMYALGFSINLLTLLAMVLAIGLVVDDAIVVLENIYRRIEMGEPPILAAYRGAKEVGFAVIATTLVLISVFVPLVFLEGNIGRLFTEFALAIAAAVAFSSFTALTLSPMMASKILKKRTRSSGFGSWMDKQFSKLENGYFNTLGKTLHQPILMLLMLAIAIVALVQLSEKVPSEFVPKEDRGNFFILMNAQEGASFESNAKNLEKIESILMPYRESGKINRLLVRTPGFGGNAGIAIVGSADWDERDFSTFSLMDEISAKLNSVPDVRAFAIMRSGISGGGLGRPVQFVLQGDTYENLVEWRDIVLQKAAQNPRLIRLDSDYKETSPQLLVNINRDRAADLGVSISDIGGTLEVMLGQRRVSTFLDRGEEYDVIMEGIEEDFRSPNSIENLYVRSSRTGELIPMDNLLTFEEQATSAQLNRYNRMRAVTISANLADGYTLGQALEYLENIVSTELPDNVSIDYKGESQLYQEAGNSFVYVFMLALAVTYLILAAQFESWVHPLVIMLTVPLALVGAYIGLFFSDMTINIYSQIGLVMLIGLAAKNGILIVEFANQLRDAGMEFEYALKRAAAQRLRPIVMTGFTTVFSSLPLVLASGPGAESRMVIGMVIFSGVLVSAFMTLYVVPTAYSWLARNTGSPLQRTMEIEKLEQTIPYKKGES